One window of Perca flavescens isolate YP-PL-M2 chromosome 6, PFLA_1.0, whole genome shotgun sequence genomic DNA carries:
- the entpd3 gene encoding ectonucleoside triphosphate diphosphohydrolase 3 isoform X1 gives MQSTVCREPSHSRSQLGSTNQLFKEMASKQQMGYKCRIAGVLLLLLASIAALVTVAVIQDTWTSKEYSLEYGIVIDSGSSRSNVHLYKWPGEKRNETGEVTEIMNCKVAGNGISEMKVDPEKDAKSWKGFKECMDNITKAIPAKKHKTTPLFLGATAGMRLLHEKDEQRSNEILASLTEYLRSLPFNFQNASIITGQEEGLYGWVTVNYLMGNFLEKNLWNTYVRPEGKNTVGSMDLGGASTQIAFAVQVDLSGPDYLHVKLYGYPYNVYAHSFLCYGKNEADKRVLDKVVQESSDPTYIINPCYPEGFNTTFKASYIYDTECTKKPDGYNPDQELFLVGTADPDKCGSIVKSIFDFKTCNSSQCSFNGVEQPPVTGDFMAYAGFFFTSRALGMNGTSDLDQFNASITKFCNTNWTELRAEKTWINERYLKTYCFAAHYVFTLLVDGYKFDKETWKNIDFQREVKSTTIGWSLGYMLSLSNMIPSEVKYNPPMTDPVFAGLVFLFSALTIVTVVFVFIILIRTCY, from the exons ATGCAAAGTACAGTATGCCGAG AGCCATCTCACTCCCGCTCCCAACTAGGATCTACAAACCAGCTCTTCAAG GAAATGGCTTCCAAACAGCAAATGGGCTACAAGTGTCGCATAGCTGGAGTGCTGCTTCTCCTCTTGGCTAGTATTGCTGCCCTTGTTACTGTTGCCGTCATCCAGGACACCTGGACGTCCAAAGAGTACAGCTTAGAG tatGGCATAGTGATAGACTCAGGTTCATCACGTTCCAATGTGCACCTGTACAAGTGGCCAGGGGAGAAGAGGAATGAAACCGGAGAGGTGACTGAGATAATGAACTGTAAAGTTGCTG GTAATGGCATCTCAGAGATGAAAGTTGACCCAGAGAAAGATGCCAAATCATGGAAGGGATTCAAAGAATGCATGGACAACATCACCAAAGCCATTCCTgctaaaaaacataaaaccacaCCTCTGTTTCTGGGAGCTACTGCTGGAATGAGACTGCTGCA TGAGAAGGATGAACAGAGGTCCAATGAAATCCTGGCAAGTCTCACAGAATACCTGAGATCTTTGCCTTTCAACTTCCAAAATGCTTCCATCATTACTGGTCAAGAAGAAGGGCTGTACGGGTGGGTCACTGTCAACTACCTCATGGGAAACTTCCTCGAG AAAAACCTTTGGAATACCTATGTACGCCCAGAAGGGAAAAATACTGTAGGGTCCATGGACCTCGGTGGGGCGTCAACACAGATCGCCTTTGCTGTCCAGGTTGATCTCAGCGGGCCTGACTACTTGCATGTCAAACTGTATGGTTACCCTTACAACGTCTACGCACACAGTTTCCTCTGCTATGGCAAAAACGAGGCTGACAAAAGGGTTCTGGACAAAGTAGTTCAG GAATCATCTGACCCAACCTACATTATAAACCCCTGCTACCCTGAAGGTTTCAACACCACCTTCAAGGCCTCATACATTTATGACACAGAGTGCACAAAAAAGCCGGACGGCTACAACCCAGATCAAGAACTCTTCTTGGTGGGAACAGCCGACCCAGACAAGTGCGGCAGCATAGTGAAGTCCATATTTGATTTCAAGACTTGTAACTCATCCCAGTGTTCCTTCAACGGGGTCGAGCAGCCACCCGTCACTGGAGATTTTATG GCATATGCAGGATTCTTCTTTACTTCTAGGGCGCTTGGGATGAATGGAACATCGGATCTTGATCAATTCAACGCCTCAATTACAAAATTCTGCAACACAAATTGGACAGAA CTAAGGGCAGAAAAGACATGGATAAACGAAAGATATCTTAAGACTTACTGTTTTGCAGCTCACTATGTCTTCACTTTGCTGGTGGATGGGTACAAGTTTGACAAAGAGACATGGAAAAACATTGACTTCCAAAGAGAG GTAAAGAGCACCACCATAGGTTGGAGTTTGGGCTACATGCTGAGTCTGTCCAACATGATCCCGTCTGAAGTGAAATATAACCCCCCCATGACGGACCCCGTCTTTGCCGGCCTTGTCTTTCTATTTTCAGCACTTACTATCGTAactgttgtctttgttttcatCATCCTCATTCGCACCTGCTATTGA
- the ddc gene encoding aromatic-L-amino-acid decarboxylase, with protein MDAEEFRRRGREMVDYVANYLENIEQRPVYPDVEPGYLRSLIPTEAPLEPDNYDDIIKDVERVIMPGVTHWHSPYFFAYFPAANSYPALLADMLCGAIGCIGFSWASSPVCTELETVMLDWLGKMLNLPEHFIAGTHGHGGGVIQSTASEATLMSLLAARCKAVRRAQASNPEKSEAEIVSKLVAYTSEQAHCSVERASLIGGVMMKKVPTDNNYAVGGGMFKKMLEEDKADGLIPFYFCATLGTTASCAFDHITELGPICNKENMWMHIDAAYAGSAFICPEFRPLLNGVEFADSFNFNPHKWLLINFDCSAMWVKKRQDLIGAFKMEPLYLKHENQESGMITDYRHWGIPLGRRFRSLKMWFVFRIYGIQGLQAYIRKQVGLAKEFESLVRADKRFEICAEVIMGLVCFRLKGSNKLNELLLKRITKSREIHLVPCQLSGRFVLRFAICALTTDSRHVQEAWRHITQLTFEILQEPNH; from the exons ATGGATGCAGAAGAGTTTCGAcgcagagggagggagatggtGGACTATGTGGCCAACTACCTGGAGAACATCGAACAGCGACCGGTCTACCCAGATGTGGAACCAGGGTATCTTCGTTCCCTGATCCCCACTGAGGCCCCACTGGAGCCTGACAATTATGATGATATTATTAAAGATGTGGAGAGGGTTATAATGCCAGGG GTCACCCACTGGCACAGCCCATACTTTTTTGCCTACTTTCCAGCTGCTAACTCTTACCCTGCCCTGTTGGCTGACATGCTGTGTGGCGCCATAGGCTGTATTGGATTCTCCTGG GCTTCCAGCCCAGTCTGCACAGAGCTGGAGACAGTGATGCTAGATTGGCTGGGGAAGATGCTGAACCTGCCTGAGCATTTTATAGCTGGGACTCATGGCCACGGAGGAGGTGTCATCCAG AGCACAGCCAGTGAGGCAACCCTGATGAGCCTGCTCGCTGCCCGCTGTAAAGCAGTCCGACGGGCTCAGGCCTCCAACCCGGAAAAATCAGAGGCTGAAATCGTCTCCAAACTGGTGGCATACACCTCAGAGCAA GCTCATTGCTCAGTGGAGCGTGCTTCTCTGATTGGAGGAGTGATGATGAAGAAGGTTCCAACAGACAACAACTATGCTGTCGGTGGAGGCATGTTTAAGAAGATGCTGGAAGAGGACAAAGCAGATGGACTTATCCCTTTCTAT TTTTGTGCGACCCTTGGCACCACGGCATCATGTGCCTTTGATCATATCACTGAGCTGGGGCCCATAT GTAATAAGGAAAATATGTGGATGCACATTGATGCAGCGTATGCAGGGAGTGCATTCATCTGTCCAGAATTTAGGCCTTTGTTGAATGGCGTTGAG TTCGCAGACTCTTTCAACTTCAACCCACACAAATGGCTTTTAATCAACTTTGACTGCTCTGCAATGTG GGTGAAGAAGAGACAGGATCTCATTGGAGCCTTTAAGATGGAACCCCTCTACCTGAAACACGAAAACCAGGAGTCAG gtATGATCACAGATTACCGG CATTGGGGGATTCCACTCGGAAGAAGATTTCGCTCACTAAAGATGTGGTTTGTCTTCCGTATATATGGAATTCAAGGCCTGCAGGCTTATATACGCAAG CAAGTGGGCCTGGCCAAAGAGTTTGAGAGTTTGGTACGAGCAGACAAGAGGTTTGAGATCTGCGCTGAGGTCATCATGGGACTGGTCTGCTTCAGGCTCAAG GGCTCCAATAAGTTGAACGAGCTCTTGCTTAAAAGGATCACCAAGAGCAGAGAGATCCACCTGGTGCCTTGCCAGCTCTCTGGCCGCTTTGTCCTGCGTTTCGCCATCTGCGCACTCACAACTGACTCAAGACACGTCCAAGAAGCATGGCGGCACATCACGCAGCTGACCTTTGAGATCTTGCAGGAGCCCAACCATTGA
- the entpd3 gene encoding ectonucleoside triphosphate diphosphohydrolase 3 isoform X2, with translation MASKQQMGYKCRIAGVLLLLLASIAALVTVAVIQDTWTSKEYSLEYGIVIDSGSSRSNVHLYKWPGEKRNETGEVTEIMNCKVAGNGISEMKVDPEKDAKSWKGFKECMDNITKAIPAKKHKTTPLFLGATAGMRLLHEKDEQRSNEILASLTEYLRSLPFNFQNASIITGQEEGLYGWVTVNYLMGNFLEKNLWNTYVRPEGKNTVGSMDLGGASTQIAFAVQVDLSGPDYLHVKLYGYPYNVYAHSFLCYGKNEADKRVLDKVVQESSDPTYIINPCYPEGFNTTFKASYIYDTECTKKPDGYNPDQELFLVGTADPDKCGSIVKSIFDFKTCNSSQCSFNGVEQPPVTGDFMAYAGFFFTSRALGMNGTSDLDQFNASITKFCNTNWTELRAEKTWINERYLKTYCFAAHYVFTLLVDGYKFDKETWKNIDFQREVKSTTIGWSLGYMLSLSNMIPSEVKYNPPMTDPVFAGLVFLFSALTIVTVVFVFIILIRTCY, from the exons ATGGCTTCCAAACAGCAAATGGGCTACAAGTGTCGCATAGCTGGAGTGCTGCTTCTCCTCTTGGCTAGTATTGCTGCCCTTGTTACTGTTGCCGTCATCCAGGACACCTGGACGTCCAAAGAGTACAGCTTAGAG tatGGCATAGTGATAGACTCAGGTTCATCACGTTCCAATGTGCACCTGTACAAGTGGCCAGGGGAGAAGAGGAATGAAACCGGAGAGGTGACTGAGATAATGAACTGTAAAGTTGCTG GTAATGGCATCTCAGAGATGAAAGTTGACCCAGAGAAAGATGCCAAATCATGGAAGGGATTCAAAGAATGCATGGACAACATCACCAAAGCCATTCCTgctaaaaaacataaaaccacaCCTCTGTTTCTGGGAGCTACTGCTGGAATGAGACTGCTGCA TGAGAAGGATGAACAGAGGTCCAATGAAATCCTGGCAAGTCTCACAGAATACCTGAGATCTTTGCCTTTCAACTTCCAAAATGCTTCCATCATTACTGGTCAAGAAGAAGGGCTGTACGGGTGGGTCACTGTCAACTACCTCATGGGAAACTTCCTCGAG AAAAACCTTTGGAATACCTATGTACGCCCAGAAGGGAAAAATACTGTAGGGTCCATGGACCTCGGTGGGGCGTCAACACAGATCGCCTTTGCTGTCCAGGTTGATCTCAGCGGGCCTGACTACTTGCATGTCAAACTGTATGGTTACCCTTACAACGTCTACGCACACAGTTTCCTCTGCTATGGCAAAAACGAGGCTGACAAAAGGGTTCTGGACAAAGTAGTTCAG GAATCATCTGACCCAACCTACATTATAAACCCCTGCTACCCTGAAGGTTTCAACACCACCTTCAAGGCCTCATACATTTATGACACAGAGTGCACAAAAAAGCCGGACGGCTACAACCCAGATCAAGAACTCTTCTTGGTGGGAACAGCCGACCCAGACAAGTGCGGCAGCATAGTGAAGTCCATATTTGATTTCAAGACTTGTAACTCATCCCAGTGTTCCTTCAACGGGGTCGAGCAGCCACCCGTCACTGGAGATTTTATG GCATATGCAGGATTCTTCTTTACTTCTAGGGCGCTTGGGATGAATGGAACATCGGATCTTGATCAATTCAACGCCTCAATTACAAAATTCTGCAACACAAATTGGACAGAA CTAAGGGCAGAAAAGACATGGATAAACGAAAGATATCTTAAGACTTACTGTTTTGCAGCTCACTATGTCTTCACTTTGCTGGTGGATGGGTACAAGTTTGACAAAGAGACATGGAAAAACATTGACTTCCAAAGAGAG GTAAAGAGCACCACCATAGGTTGGAGTTTGGGCTACATGCTGAGTCTGTCCAACATGATCCCGTCTGAAGTGAAATATAACCCCCCCATGACGGACCCCGTCTTTGCCGGCCTTGTCTTTCTATTTTCAGCACTTACTATCGTAactgttgtctttgttttcatCATCCTCATTCGCACCTGCTATTGA